In one Tachysurus vachellii isolate PV-2020 chromosome 24, HZAU_Pvac_v1, whole genome shotgun sequence genomic region, the following are encoded:
- the LOC132839834 gene encoding putative leucine-rich repeat-containing protein DDB_G0290503: MAWIQLLFFSLLLSFTPLTTLSRSVPGDDVENAGDDGDGDDGDGNICESICGGIDEELKSCCRKLAEKIDYSFNVEKDLFAVKEQLRWNKLLCINSSQVSSVQLAALQNQLDSMLQQLEEKGTQGPSQTMSNILQEYVKAQKLELNLLAETDPKKITEIQEQLKKSKAELEVLVGNLNEIECYTGNRSRDLEKELSEKSDRISELLGANLYMEEKIADTLSECNDLQENYNNLEERFDEEEEEYNQLKENYNELLKEVENNGKPDPDLKLTLDILPLIQEINKLEDRIRSETSESERNKLEEELSEKKKQLESKKKESNDPDTNKILTIISKLEELWKFQNENIDVNSLDQIKDKKEEVLGLISELDDSNLAKIVLKNMVLLSDQTHLQRLMSDIKEKADKQIAELQKDLRKKEEELKRKTTELAQKDSNVAKLTNDIKNLKEEQEKLKKQQKNLEETAASQLAELQDQLDEKKQELEKWKNSLQKKESELATNVIKITELLEKLRQTEEEASRRSQEAAKRITDLEDQLKQEELKNKRLQTALKNATDCDKLKKSYDKLKTEFDDTVLKLNDTLTKQVFTVEALRQDIQRLEQEIRSSEGNTDELKLRLQQKKAELEEAKKNIKKWRKETLKINQILEDLRKVEKKQEEHIQEYLAKISRLEKDMEELLAQLTASGNEKATLSIQVIFLKEEVAQLNKALVRLEEQEQEKTAGLEKEIEEKNKEIAYLNKSGCGTDQLKKQISNLKQELSEKQQELEQLRRANAAQIRELQDQLTEKNRKLEEATQELGELDSENAKLLDKLGNLNAQLIEQTGDQKREVGAAQKRISELEKQLKKKEKEISDLNNSNAECEQQLNQKQSEVSDLNISNDELKNQLKKKEKELTNLSNANADQLKRKEKEISDLMNSNTELEDQLKQKEKELSDLRDSNAGVKEENERLRDHLATLNETLKAKEKLEDQLKQKEKELSDLNEKNADVIRENERLRVDVGKLNNRVKALQISDDQLKQKEKEISDLKKVNTKLLDEKKNLQVDVTNLKNQLEEIKKKPVTVSPPGTLKFDSNTAHKNLLISNDHQSVRGVKYALERPYSPSRYDTVIAALTKTGFNSGRAYWEVQVKERLCYTVGVAAETAPRKGNIRYRPSNRYWVIQKENNQHYMLMEQPLLLHLTDKLNVIGVLIDFDTGEVAFYNSQTRTVLGIFRGNNFTQKLYPFVATCGREGPEDWPMELLDTGFPTWLPN, encoded by the exons ATGGCGTGGATTCAGCTTctgttcttctctcttcttctctccttcactcctctCACTACACTGTCTCGCAGCG TACCTGGTGATGATGTGGAGAACgctggtgatgatggtgatggtgatgatggtgatggg AATATATGTGAAAGTATCTGTGGGG GCATTGACGAGGAACTAAAAAGCTGCTGCAGGAAACTGGCTGAGAAAATAGATTACAGCTTTAACGTGG AGAAAGATCTGTTTGCTGTGAAGGAGCAGCTGAGATGGAACAAACTGTTGTGTATAAACTCCTCTCAGGTGTCCTCAGTGCAGCTCGCAG CTCTGCAGAACCAGCTGGACAGCATGCTACAGCAGCTCGAGGAGAAAGGCACCCAGGGACCTTCTCAAACCA TGTCGAACATCCTGCAGGAGTATGTGAAAGCTCAGAAGCTTGAGTTGAACCTTTTAGCAGAGACAGATCCAAAGAAGATCACAG AGATTCAGGAACAACTGAAAAAATCAAAAGCTGAACTGGAGGTGCTGGTTGGGAACTTAAATGAGATAGAGTGCTATACAGGGAACAGGAGCAGAg atTTAGAGAAGGAGCTGAGTGAGAAATCAGACAGGATTTCAGAACTGCTTGGCGCGAATCTGT ATATGGAGGAGAAGATTGCTGACACGCTGTCAGAATGCAACGACCTTCAGGAAAATTACAACA ATTTGGAGGAGAGGTttgatgaagaagaggaagaatacaACCAACTGAAGGAAAATTACAATG AATTATTAAAGGAGGTGGAAAACAATGGAAAACCCGACCCAGACCTGAAGCTGA CTCTGGACATTCTGCCTCTGATCCAGGAAATCAACAAGCTGGAGGACAGAATCCGATCTGAGACGTCAGAGTCGGAGAGAAACA agctAGAGGAGGAGCTGAGCGAGAAGAAGAAACAACTCGAATCTAAAAAGAAGGAATCAAACGATCcagatacaaataaaa TTCTCACCATAATCTCCAAACTGGAGGAGCTGTGGAAGTTTCAGAATGAGAACATAGACGTGAACAGTTTGGACCAAATCAAAG ATAAGAAAGAGGAAGTGCTTGGACTGATCTCTGAACTGGACGACTCAAACCTGGCCAAAATCG TGCTGAAGAACATGGTTTTGCTGTCAGATCAAACACATCTACAAAGACTTATGTCAGACATCAAAGAGaaggcagacaaacagatagcag AACTGCAGAAGGACCTgaggaagaaggaggaggagctgAAGAGGAAGACCACAGAACTGGCACAGAAGGACAGTAATGTAGCCAAGCTCA CCAATGATATCAAGAATTTGAAAGAAGAACAGGAGAAActtaaaaaacaacagaaaaacctGGAGGAAACTGCAGCGTCACAGCTCGCAG AACTGCAGGATCAGCTGGATGAGAAGAAGCAGGAGCTGGAGAAATGGAAAAACTCACTACAGAAGAAGGAATCAGAGTTAGCAACAAATG TAATAAAGATCACTGAGCTCCTCGAGAAACTCAGACAGACTGAAGAGGAAGCCAGCAGGAGAAGCCAGGAGGCTGCAAAAAGGATAACAG ATCTGGAGGATCAGCTGAAGCAGGAAgagctgaaaaataaaa GACTGCAGACTGCACTGAAGAATGCCACAGATTGCGATAAGCTGAAGAAATCCTACGACA aactGAAGACTGAGTTTGATGACACAGTTTTAAAGCTGAATGACACACTGACTAAACAAG tgtttacagtggaAGCACTCAGACAGGACATACAGAGACTGGAGCAGGAAATCCGCTCGTCAGAAGGAAACACTGATG agcTGAAACTGAGACTACAACAGAAGAAAGCAGAGCTGGAGGAGGccaaaaagaatataaagaaatgGAGAAAAGAAACTCTGAAGA TTAATCAAATACTCGAGGATTTGAGAAAGGTGGAAAAGAAGCAGGAGGAACACATCCAGGAGTATTTAGCCAAGATAAGCC GACTGGAGAAGGACATGGAGGAATTGTTGGCTCAACTGACGGCCAGTGGAAACGAGAAGGCTACACTGT ccatcCAGGTGATCTTTTTAAAGGAGGAAGTGGCCCAGTTAAATAAAGCTCTTGTGAGACTTGAAGAGCAGGAGCAAGAGAAGACTGCAG GTTTGGAGAAGGAGATTGAAGAGAAGAATAAAGAGATTGCTTACCTAAACAAAAGCGGCTGTGGAACTGACCAACTCA AGAAGCAGATATCTAACCTGAAGCAGGAGCTGAGTGAGAAACAGCAGGAGCTGGAGCAGCTGAGGAGAGCGAACGCTGCACAGATCAGGG AGCTGCAGGATCAGCTAACCGAGAAGAACCGCAAGCTGGAGGAAGCCACACAGGAACTGGGGGAGCTCGACTCAGAAAACGCTAAACTGC ttgaTAAATTAGGCAATCTGAATGCACAGCTGATCGAACAGACAGGAGACCAAAAGCGTGAAGTTGGTGCTGCTCAGAAACGCATCTCTG aACTGGAAAAGCAGctgaagaaaaaggagaaggaaATTTCAGACCTGAATAACAGTAATGCAG aaTGTGAGCAGCAGCTGAACCAAAAGCAGAGCGAAGTTTCAGACCTGAACATCAGTAACGATG AACTTAAAAATCAGctgaagaaaaaggagaaggaaCTCACAAATCTGAGTAACGCTAATGCAG ATCAGCTGAAGAGGAAGGAGAAGGAAATTTCAGATCTGATGAACAGTAACACAG AGCTTGAAGATCAGCTGAAGCAAAAGGAGAAGGAACTTTCAGACCTGAGAGACAGTAATGCAG GGGTGAAAGAGGAGAATGAACGTCTGCGTGATCATCTGGCGACACTGAATGAGACACTCAAGGCAAAAGAGA AGCTTGAAGATCAGCTGAAGCAAAAGGAGAAGGAACTTTCAGACCTGAATGAGAAGAATGCTG ATGTGATTAGAGAAAATGAGCGTCTGCGTGTAGATGTGGGGAAACTGAACAACCGAGTCAAAGCCCTGCAGA TAAGTGATGATCAGCTGAAGcaaaaagagaaggaaatttCAGACCTGAAGAAAGTGAACACCA AGCTGCTTGATGAGAAGAAGAATCTGCAAGTAGATGTGACCAACCTAAAGAATCAATTAGAGGAGATAAAAA AAAAGCCAGTCACAGTCTCACCTCCAGGGACTCTAAAGTTTGACTCCAACACAGCTCACAAGAATCTCCTGATCTCTAATGACCACCAGTCAGTGCGGGGTGTTAAGTACGCCCTCGAGCGACCCTACTCCCCGAGTCGCTATGACACGGTGATTGCTGCCCTCACAAAAACAGGCTTCAACAGTGGCCGAGCATACTGGGAGGTACAGGTGAAAGAGCGCTTGTGCTACACTGTGGGTGTAGCAGCTGAAACTGCACCCAGAAAAGGAAATATCAGGTACCGTCCCAGTAACAGATACTGGGTCATACAGAAGGAGAACAATCAGCACTACATGCTAATGGAACAACCTTTGCTGCTCCACCTCACGGACAAACTCAACGTCATCGGGGTCCTCATCGACTTCGACACCGGGGAGGTGGCCTTCTACAACTCTCAAACCAGAACAGTCCTCGGTATCTTCAGGGGGAACAACTTCACTCAGAAGCTCTACCCCTTTGTGGCTACGTGTGGCCGAGAGGGTCCAGAGGACTGGCCCATGGAGCTGCTGGATACTGGCTTCCCAACATGGCTTCCTaactaa